Proteins encoded in a region of the Planococcus citri chromosome 1, ihPlaCitr1.1, whole genome shotgun sequence genome:
- the LOC135839028 gene encoding uncharacterized protein LOC135839028 isoform X1, with product MKPKSVVKVLFVLLVFNNKRLNACVLATKQIHDTFSFLCQNQLVKVDFDIYHLDRLNSSLKSEYFEKVFTSEGFTRKNDPILEIQPLNSSIFPAILDIVHGKEVYDVLNKDNYLSLLKELNHFGMRIDLQLFSSLIDHDLESCSPQDAKIIELYAFIIQNSQFEYLSKSVLKYLSNHLDVLQNHGILSFDVPLDHIVRLIKNLKDADENTRYRVVQICSKWLCHDMKNRLPHMAKLVKKTKLLHRDSEEMYSDFSKCLPSCDLDEEARQKMISTCFFAQVANGGKLHPTTTLDYNYDSYGRYSPQDSSDESETETIVHERYVNDRNDSGKLNEFRKNGYLYDITVRVGEKTYKLHRRILESKSNYFRDIFRAEYSEAIGQSDGTPKTCPSKDEEYLISDEIDPSTFDDVISSLYGYENLDAIFKRFEYKWDNIAKFLKIVHSLRLDQLLQDCIRNLKEEHCRANSQDVENILNFAHEKSEYENLYVIHLSKHLAENWPNIPNMSQFSSISLPVLKKVLNSPHFKFDDPHKILDICSKWTCHDVKDRYQFLPQIARVINPLCVVDDDQYTTEAVADFNISPENFVRDKLWKILSSLPYTIYEGKNVKNMSRERKLLEIPMFISVWQRENTSINVLNADLDVIASIINYSEPMNAIYSSWPSWGISPGWDCPTSATLIRDNLFILSSIGDRLKFLVYNFFLKTCTQLRCNLPRFAGRYCYHIYTLLNCNNEIYSCSIDGRIAKYSMEFDLWTILVKQDPQPFRTNLHYTSDRKTLYRMYRMPVKYRCSSYQYVVEEFDLRNSSWNRVTGSPLINLIPDPTLFSVINDRDFIIFAYKKIITSNRNVTGNEWQWSYREIPKKGLHFVQYKDRLLVSTDDKFYRYYPNNGSFEFKKAIPKALRYVDGGSFVAIDRH from the exons CCACAAAACAAATTCATGACACGTTCTCATTTCTGTGCCAAAATCAACTGGTTAAAGTTGACTTCGACATATACCATTTAGATCGATTGAATTCATCGCTGAAATCGGAATATTTCGAGAAAGTATTCACTTCGGAGGGTTTTACGCGGAAAAATGACCCAATTTTAGAAATACAGCCTCTCAATAGTTCCATATTTCCTGCAATACTCGATATAGTTCATGGAAAAGAAGTATACGACGTTTTAAACAAGGATAACTATCTTTCATTATTAAAGGAATTAAATCATTTCGGCATGAGAATAGATCTGCAACTTTTCAGTAGCTTGATCGACCACGATTTAGAATCCTGTTCGCCGCAGGATGCGAAAATAATCGAATTGTACGCTTTCATCATTCAGAATAGCCAGTTCGAGTATTTATCGAAGAGTGTTTTGAAATACTTGTCAAATCACTTGGATGTCCTACAAAATCACGGAATACTTTCATTTGACGTGCCGCTCGATCACATTGTTCGATTAATCAAGAACCTCAAAGATGCGGATGAAAACACAAGATATCGCGTTGTTCAAATTTGCTCGAAATGGCTATGTCACGATATGAAAAATAGACTTCCACACATGGCCAAACTGGTGAAAAAGACTAAATTATTACACCGTGATTCAGAAGAAATGTATTCGGATTTCAGCAAATGTTTACCTTCGTGCGATCTAGACGAGGAGGCGAGACAAAAAATGATCTCGACGTGTTTTTTTGCACAGGTGGCCAATGGTGGAAAACTTCACCCTACAACAACACTCG ACTATAACTACGACAGTTATGGGCGATATTCTCCCCAAGATTCAAGTGATGAAAGTGAAACAGAAACTATAGTACACGAGAGATATGTAAATGACCGAAACGATTCTGGCAAGTTGAATGAATTCCGAAAAAATGGATATTTATACGACATCACAGTTCGAGTTGGAGAAAAAACGTATAAGCTTCATCGGCGTATTTTAGAATCAAAATCTAACTATTTTAGAGATATTTTCCGAGCAGAGTATTCTGAAGCAATCGGTCAATCTGATGGAACTCCAAAGACTTGTCCAAGTAAAGATGAGGAATACCTAATCAGTGATGAAATCGATCCATCAACGTTTGACGACGTAATAAGTTCTCTATACGGGTATGAGAATCTGGATGCAATATTCAAAAGATTCGAATACAAATGGGATaacattgcaaaatttttaaaaatcgtccaTTCTTTAAGACTCGACCAATTATTACAAGATTGCATACGCAATTTGAAGGAGGAGCACTGCAGAGCCAATTCTCAAGATGttgagaatattttgaattttgcacaTGAAAAATcggaatatgaaaatttgtacgtTATTCATTTAAGTAAACATTTGGCAGAAAACTGGCCTAATATCCCCAACATGTCgcaattttcttccatttcatTGCCTGTGCTCAAGAAAGTGCTGAATTCGCCGCATTTCAAATTCGACGATCCGCATAAAATCTTGGACATTTGTTCGAAATGGACGTGTCATGATGTGAAGGATCGGTACCAATTTCTACCGCAAATCGCTCGAGTTATAAATCCTCTTTGTGTGGTAGATGATGACCAATATACAACTGAAGCTGTAGCAGATTTCAACATCTCACCAGAGAATTTTGTTCGAgataaattatggaaaattctgTCGTCACTTCCTTACACTATTTATGAgggaaaaaacgtcaaaaatatgTCTAGGGAACGGAAACTGCTGGAAATACCAATGTTCATCTCAGTATGGCAgagagaaaatacgagtataaatgtACTTAATGCCGATTTAGATGTGATCGCatcaataattaattattctGAACCCATGAACGCAATTTACTCATCATGGCCATCATGGGGAATATCACCAGGATGGGATTGCCCAACTTCGGCGACTCTTATTCGCGATAATTTATTCATTCTTTCCAGCATTGGTGATCGTCTTAAATTTctggtttataatttttttctgaaaacatgCACTCAACTGCGCTGCAATCTTCCTAGATTTGCGGGCCGTTACTGTTATCATATCTACACCCTCTTGAATTGCAATAACGAGATTTATAGTTGTTCAATTGATGGTCGAATAGCAAAATATTCAATGGAATTTGACCTCTGGACCATACTCGTAAAGCAGGATCCGCAGCCATTCAGAACAAATCTTCACTACACAAGTGATCGGAAAACGCTGTATAGGATGTATAGAATGCCAGTAAAATATCGGTGTTCCAGCTACCAGTACGTTGTAGAGGAGTTTGATTTAAGAAACAGCTCCTGGAATCGTGTGACGGGTTCACCTTTGATAAATCTTATCCCAGATCCTACTCTTTTCAGTGTGATTAACGATCgtgatttcattattttcgcCTATAAGAAAATTATTACATCCAACCGCAATGTTACAGGTAATGAATGGCAATGGAGTTATCGCGAGATACCAAAGAAAGGTCTACACTTTGTGCAGTATAAAGATAGGCTGCTGGTATCAACCGATGATAAATTTTACCGCTATTACCCCAACAACGGAAGTTTTGAATTCAAGAAAGCTATTCCAAAAGCTTTACGTTATGTTGATGGTGGTTCTTTTGTGGCGATTGATAGACATTGA